A genomic stretch from Frigoribacterium sp. PvP032 includes:
- a CDS encoding VOC family protein, which produces MSVQLTPYLAFRTQTREALDFYASVFGGVPTYSSYSEYGMGGQGEGDKIMHGQLATPHGLLLMAADRPDSVPLESENAISLSLFGAAEDEDRLTGWFAALAEGGTVHEQLAKAPWGDSFGQLDDRFGIHWMVNIGGTAA; this is translated from the coding sequence ATGTCCGTCCAGCTCACGCCGTATCTCGCGTTCCGCACCCAGACCCGCGAGGCGCTCGACTTCTACGCCTCCGTGTTCGGTGGCGTCCCCACCTACAGCTCGTACAGCGAGTACGGCATGGGCGGCCAGGGGGAGGGCGACAAGATCATGCACGGGCAGCTCGCGACCCCGCACGGGCTCCTCCTCATGGCGGCCGACCGGCCCGACTCGGTCCCCCTCGAGAGCGAGAACGCGATCTCGCTCTCGCTCTTCGGAGCAGCCGAGGACGAGGACCGGCTGACCGGCTGGTTCGCCGCGCTCGCCGAGGGCGGCACGGTCCACGAGCAGCTCGCGAAGGCGCCGTGGGGTGACAGCTTCGGCCAGCTCGACGACCGGTTCGGCATCCACTGGATGGTGAACATCGGCGGCACGGCCGCCTGA
- a CDS encoding YchJ family protein, which translates to MDDSARCPCLSGETYGACCGPLHAHVVPAPTAERLMRSRYSAFVVGDAGWLLETWHPSTRPDELELDPTVRWFRLDVLRTDRGGPLDDRGVVEFAAHHRVDGVAEVQREVSRFVRDRSRRWLYVDGVPG; encoded by the coding sequence ATGGACGACTCCGCGCGCTGCCCCTGCCTGAGCGGCGAGACGTACGGCGCCTGCTGCGGGCCCCTGCACGCGCACGTCGTGCCGGCTCCGACTGCCGAACGGCTGATGCGCTCGCGATACTCGGCGTTCGTGGTGGGCGACGCCGGGTGGCTGCTCGAGACGTGGCACCCGTCGACGCGCCCGGACGAGCTCGAGCTCGACCCCACGGTGCGCTGGTTCCGGCTCGACGTGCTGCGGACCGACCGCGGCGGACCGCTCGACGACCGCGGCGTGGTCGAGTTCGCCGCGCACCACCGGGTCGACGGCGTCGCCGAGGTGCAGCGCGAGGTCAGCCGCTTCGTGCGCGACCGCTCGCGTCGGTGGCTCTACGTCGACGGCGTGCCCGGCTAG